The window AGGAAACGGGATATTGGAAACCCACGGCACTGAGGTTCGGGCTCCGGCACAGTACGGAGAGTTCTATCACCACTTTTACCGATCCGTGGTTGCGCTTGCGTATGGCCTTTCAGGCAGTTCCTGGGCCGCCGAGGACCTGGCGCAGGAAGCTTTTCTCCGTGCCTACCGAGACTGGGCCAGTGTTAGTCAGATGGCTGCACCGGGTGCCTGGGTCAAGAAGGTTGCCGTCAACCTCGCTCTCTCACGGTTCCGCCGCCTTCGCGCCGAGGGAATGGCTGTGATCCGGCTGTCGGCAGCGGCACCTCCTGTTGTTCCCATGTCCTTGGCGCACGATTCCTTTTGGATGGAAGTGCGACGGCTTCCCAAGCGCCAGGCGCAAGCCATCGCACTCCGCTACATCGACGACCTCTCGATTGCTGACATTGCAGTAACCCTCGGCGTGGCCCAAGGCACCGTCAAGGCGCTGCTGCATCAGGGGCGAGCCGGCATCTCGCGAAAGCTGGGGGCGAAAGGATGGTTCGACGATGAAATTTGAAGAATTCGCGGCTGACGCCGGTAAGGCCGTCCGAGACGCCATGGCGCACGTCCGACCTGCCGAGGCGCCTGTCGCGCGATATCGTGGCGAGGGCCGTGGCCGAGCCGCGGTCGCTGTCGGTGCCTTCGCTGCGACCCTAGTGATTATTGGTTCTGTGGCTGTCTTGTCGGGTGTCATCAACACGGCCGAGGTCGTCCCTCAGACCAGTCCAGCGGTCACCCTCCAGACCAGTCCAGCGGTCGACGAGCCTTTGACCACCTATGCAGTAGGCGACACCGTGCGGATCAGAACGGACTGTTCAATCGCCGATCAGATATTGCGGTCCGAATTTGGCGACAGCCTGCCCAAGAAGGGCCAGACTGCTAAGGAGCGTGTCGATGGGCTCTTGGCTGACGCCGTGGTGGTGTTCGTTGATGCGTTCGGGGCACTCGACGTTCGCGTCATTCCTCGCAACGGCCAAGTTTGGGACGGCCCCGGCA is drawn from Actinomycetota bacterium and contains these coding sequences:
- a CDS encoding SigE family RNA polymerase sigma factor, with amino-acid sequence METHGTEVRAPAQYGEFYHHFYRSVVALAYGLSGSSWAAEDLAQEAFLRAYRDWASVSQMAAPGAWVKKVAVNLALSRFRRLRAEGMAVIRLSAAAPPVVPMSLAHDSFWMEVRRLPKRQAQAIALRYIDDLSIADIAVTLGVAQGTVKALLHQGRAGISRKLGAKGWFDDEI